One genomic segment of Paenibacillus durus includes these proteins:
- a CDS encoding ABC transporter permease yields MVPSGASLKPEDFRKIGVDEKQAEVISRESLSAWKDAWQRLRQNKAAMAALGLLVLIILGAIIGPHLTPYTYDSNDLLNTNQPPSAAHWFGTDELGRDVFVRTWNGARISLIVGLAAALIDLLIGVVYGGIMGFFGGRTDSIMNKISEVLYSIPYLLVVILLLVVMDQNLWTIILALTITGWINMSWIVRGEIMQLKNREFVLASRSMGASSSRLLFKHLLPNAIGPIIVTVTLSVPNAIFAEAFLSFLGLGVQAPRASLGSMINDALTGWLAYPWRMLFPAILISVTMLAFNIFGDGLRDALDPKLKK; encoded by the coding sequence ATGGTACCATCGGGCGCTAGTCTGAAGCCCGAAGATTTCCGCAAGATTGGCGTGGATGAGAAGCAGGCGGAAGTCATTTCGCGTGAGAGTTTATCGGCCTGGAAGGACGCTTGGCAGCGGCTGCGCCAGAACAAGGCGGCTATGGCAGCATTGGGCTTGCTTGTATTGATTATTCTGGGCGCCATTATCGGCCCGCATTTAACGCCTTATACTTACGATTCGAATGATTTGCTGAATACCAACCAGCCGCCGTCTGCAGCTCATTGGTTCGGTACCGACGAACTGGGCCGGGATGTGTTCGTCCGCACCTGGAACGGTGCGCGTATTTCCCTCATCGTAGGTCTGGCCGCAGCTTTGATCGACCTTCTGATCGGGGTTGTATACGGCGGCATCATGGGATTCTTTGGCGGACGTACGGACAGCATCATGAACAAAATTTCTGAAGTGCTGTATTCCATTCCATACCTGCTGGTGGTTATCCTGCTTTTGGTTGTGATGGACCAGAACTTGTGGACGATCATTCTGGCGCTGACGATTACGGGCTGGATTAATATGTCGTGGATTGTGCGCGGCGAGATTATGCAGCTTAAGAACCGCGAATTTGTGCTGGCTTCCCGTTCGATGGGTGCAAGCTCCAGTCGTCTCCTGTTCAAGCATCTGCTTCCGAACGCTATTGGACCAATAATCGTAACGGTTACGCTGTCTGTCCCGAACGCGATCTTCGCGGAAGCTTTCCTGAGCTTTCTTGGACTCGGCGTACAAGCTCCGAGAGCTTCACTCGGTTCAATGATCAATGACGCGCTGACCGGCTGGTTGGCTTACCCATGGCGCATGCTTTTCCCGGCCATCCTGATCAGTGTGACCATGCTGGCCTTTAACATTTTTGGCGACGGTCTTCGCGACGCGCTTGACCCTAAACTGAAGAAATAG
- the bshC gene encoding bacillithiol biosynthesis cysteine-adding enzyme BshC: MNVVPEPLPGGPALARGFMHSYETVAHLFGGNFTHENKRQRAVWLDQSESLRADRSQLAEVLRAYNLRYNNHEKVRLSLDLLEQPETLVVAGGQQSVLFTGPLLVIYKAVTAILAAQEASRELERAVVPIFWIAGEDHDWDEVNHTYLLNRSGEVTKLKVEHPDAGHSSVSHIDVEEGHWRRPLEQLEELLQESEFKAEMMELMRAAAAGGSMCGSFAEIMGSLFGKYGMVLLDSADPALRRLEQPFFRSLIENNDTLEASYHKTAADIKEGGFQLQADVTAGGANLFYIHKGARLLLIKKDGIFTDRRGTVSFSREELLNLLDRHPERFSNNVLTRPLMQDYLLPVLATVLGQGEISYWGITGRAFAHMGLRMPLIIPRMSFTIVEGTLHKHLEKYGLTFADVQGGLEDKKRRWLEAQDELELGRRFEEAKAAFAAMYDPLIEQIGTVQAGLIKLGGSNKEKILDQISFLQHKVQDAMAKQNEAALRQWERIERSLMPLGRLQERVYNIIYYLNRYGRSWLDGLMELPTDYSGTHRIIYM, encoded by the coding sequence ATGAATGTTGTACCGGAGCCGCTGCCGGGCGGACCGGCGCTCGCCCGAGGGTTTATGCACAGCTATGAAACGGTCGCTCATTTATTCGGCGGCAATTTTACGCATGAGAACAAGAGGCAGCGTGCCGTTTGGCTGGATCAAAGCGAGAGCCTCCGGGCTGACCGCAGCCAACTTGCGGAAGTGCTGCGGGCCTATAACTTAAGGTATAATAACCATGAAAAGGTAAGGTTATCGCTCGATCTGCTGGAACAGCCGGAGACACTGGTCGTTGCCGGTGGACAGCAAAGCGTCCTGTTTACAGGTCCGCTCCTTGTTATCTATAAAGCGGTCACGGCTATCCTTGCTGCACAAGAAGCGAGCAGGGAGTTGGAACGGGCGGTTGTGCCCATTTTTTGGATTGCTGGCGAAGACCACGACTGGGATGAAGTTAATCATACATATTTGCTCAACCGGTCGGGAGAAGTAACGAAACTGAAAGTCGAGCATCCGGATGCGGGGCATTCCTCGGTCAGCCATATCGATGTGGAAGAGGGGCATTGGCGCCGCCCGCTTGAACAGCTGGAAGAGCTGCTTCAGGAGAGTGAATTTAAGGCGGAGATGATGGAGCTTATGCGGGCAGCCGCCGCAGGCGGCAGCATGTGCGGCTCTTTTGCGGAAATTATGGGTTCGCTGTTCGGCAAATACGGTATGGTGCTGCTGGATTCGGCGGACCCGGCCCTGCGGCGGCTGGAGCAGCCGTTCTTCCGCTCGCTGATCGAGAACAATGATACGCTTGAAGCCTCCTACCATAAGACGGCTGCCGACATTAAAGAGGGAGGATTTCAGCTTCAGGCTGATGTGACGGCTGGCGGAGCGAATCTTTTTTATATCCATAAAGGGGCCCGGTTGCTGCTGATCAAGAAGGACGGGATATTCACCGACCGGAGAGGCACTGTCTCTTTTTCCCGCGAGGAGCTGCTGAATCTTCTGGACCGGCACCCCGAACGCTTCAGCAACAATGTGTTGACCCGGCCGCTTATGCAGGATTATCTTCTGCCTGTATTGGCGACGGTGCTTGGTCAAGGCGAAATCTCATATTGGGGGATTACCGGCCGGGCGTTTGCGCATATGGGGCTGCGGATGCCGCTGATTATTCCCCGCATGTCTTTTACTATCGTGGAAGGCACGCTGCATAAGCATTTGGAGAAATACGGACTGACTTTCGCCGATGTCCAAGGCGGACTGGAAGACAAGAAGCGGCGGTGGCTTGAAGCACAGGACGAGCTGGAGCTTGGCAGAAGGTTCGAGGAGGCGAAAGCTGCTTTCGCGGCGATGTACGACCCTCTTATCGAACAAATCGGCACGGTCCAGGCTGGACTTATCAAGCTTGGCGGCAGCAACAAGGAGAAAATACTGGATCAGATTTCCTTCTTGCAGCATAAAGTGCAGGACGCAATGGCGAAACAGAATGAAGCCGCGCTGCGGCAGTGGGAGCGGATTGAACGTTCGCTTATGCCGCTGGGCAGACTGCAGGAGAGAGTTTATAATATTATCTATTATTTGAACCGATACGGCCGATCCTGGCTGGACGGGCTGATGGAGCTCCCCACAGATTACAGCGGGACGCACCGGATTATCTATATGTAA
- a CDS encoding DUF3397 domain-containing protein: protein MEWLRNSLIVLSITPVLPFLLVYFISVAMGRDKKPALQLAMDVTTVFLLFSVSALFNNIFHSGFGFYLILLLVLIAAGLIGGAQNRLKGKVDGKRLLRAVWRLGFLFMGTGYVVFMVVGMIKYILKVMS, encoded by the coding sequence TTGGAATGGCTCCGCAATTCGCTGATCGTATTAAGCATAACGCCTGTACTGCCTTTTTTGCTCGTCTATTTTATTTCTGTTGCTATGGGGCGGGACAAGAAGCCGGCTCTTCAATTGGCTATGGATGTGACGACTGTTTTTCTGCTGTTCTCCGTATCGGCGCTGTTCAATAATATTTTTCATTCGGGCTTCGGATTCTATCTGATTCTCCTGCTTGTGCTGATTGCGGCGGGATTGATCGGCGGCGCTCAGAACCGCCTGAAGGGAAAGGTAGACGGGAAAAGATTGCTGCGGGCGGTCTGGAGGCTTGGCTTTTTGTTCATGGGGACAGGCTATGTGGTGTTCATGGTTGTCGGAATGATTAAGTATATCTTGAAGGTGATGTCATAA
- a CDS encoding peptide ABC transporter substrate-binding protein, translating to MKKSKSLLLLFALVLVIGTVLAGCGGGNNAATNTGNTAGNTPAATDGSASGEKLAADQTLKINLTSEPPTFDPALANDSQANTVLKTMYEGLTRMNDETGQAEPGIAEKWDVSADGLVYTFHLRDAKWSNGDPVVAGDFVRAWKRVLDPAAAEPAPYTYQLYYLKNAQEYNEKEKKITDFNQVGVKAVDDKTLEVTLKAPTPYFLGLLSFYTYYPVHKSVEGNAKWATNKDTMVVDGPFTLTEWTTGQSIQVSKNDNYWDKDSIKLSTINFSLVNSSATELQAYESGQLDYAGNPNGEIPTEQLPIVQKKYPDEFIRKGIASVYYYEFNVTEKPFSNVKIRKALAMSIDRQTLIDKVTLGGQLPAFGFVPPGIAGGNGEYRTAIKDNYFTEDVAQAKTLLEEGLQEEGLTKLPTFTLSYNTNDNHKKVALAIADMWKKSLGIDVKLENQEWAVFIENRQHQNFQVARSGWTADYNDPMTFLDMWVTKGGNNDTGYANPAYDKLIAEAKATGDAAVRQEKFAAAEKMIIQDDMIVMPIYYYTNNTLIKTYLKGVTHDFSGAVDLTRAYLLEH from the coding sequence ATGAAGAAGAGTAAAAGTCTTTTACTCCTGTTCGCACTCGTTCTTGTCATCGGAACCGTGCTTGCAGGATGCGGCGGTGGCAACAATGCTGCCACGAACACTGGCAACACCGCAGGCAATACACCGGCCGCTACTGATGGAAGCGCATCGGGAGAGAAGCTTGCCGCTGATCAAACGCTTAAAATTAACCTGACCTCCGAGCCTCCGACATTCGATCCGGCTCTTGCTAACGACAGTCAAGCCAATACGGTTCTGAAGACTATGTACGAAGGTTTGACCCGCATGAATGACGAAACTGGACAAGCCGAGCCGGGCATCGCCGAGAAATGGGATGTATCCGCTGACGGTTTAGTATATACATTCCACCTGCGCGACGCCAAGTGGAGTAATGGAGATCCTGTTGTAGCCGGAGATTTTGTCCGCGCCTGGAAACGGGTCCTTGATCCTGCCGCTGCCGAACCGGCTCCATACACTTATCAATTGTATTACCTGAAGAACGCTCAAGAGTACAATGAAAAGGAAAAGAAAATTACCGACTTCAACCAAGTTGGCGTTAAAGCGGTTGACGATAAGACGCTGGAAGTGACGCTGAAAGCGCCAACTCCATATTTCCTAGGTCTACTGTCCTTCTATACTTACTATCCGGTTCATAAATCGGTTGAAGGCAATGCAAAATGGGCAACAAACAAAGATACCATGGTCGTTGACGGTCCTTTCACATTGACCGAGTGGACGACAGGACAATCGATCCAAGTATCCAAGAACGATAACTACTGGGATAAAGATTCCATCAAACTTAGCACAATCAACTTCTCGCTCGTGAACAGCAGCGCTACCGAACTCCAAGCATACGAGAGCGGCCAATTGGACTATGCAGGTAATCCTAACGGGGAAATTCCGACGGAGCAGCTTCCGATTGTACAGAAAAAATATCCGGATGAGTTTATTAGAAAAGGTATTGCAAGTGTGTACTACTATGAATTTAACGTAACCGAGAAGCCTTTCAGCAACGTGAAAATCCGTAAGGCTCTTGCGATGTCGATCGACCGCCAAACGCTGATTGACAAGGTTACTTTGGGCGGACAACTGCCGGCATTCGGCTTCGTTCCTCCGGGTATTGCTGGCGGTAACGGTGAATACCGTACGGCTATTAAAGACAACTACTTTACTGAAGATGTAGCCCAAGCCAAGACTTTGCTAGAAGAAGGTCTGCAAGAAGAAGGATTGACTAAACTACCGACATTTACCTTGTCATACAATACTAATGACAATCATAAGAAAGTCGCTTTGGCAATCGCTGACATGTGGAAGAAATCCCTGGGCATTGACGTGAAGCTCGAAAACCAAGAATGGGCCGTATTTATCGAGAACCGTCAACATCAGAACTTCCAGGTTGCCCGCTCAGGCTGGACAGCGGACTACAACGATCCGATGACCTTCCTTGACATGTGGGTAACGAAAGGCGGCAACAACGATACTGGTTATGCCAACCCTGCATATGATAAGCTGATCGCCGAGGCGAAAGCAACGGGTGATGCTGCGGTTCGTCAAGAGAAATTCGCGGCTGCCGAGAAAATGATTATCCAAGACGACATGATCGTGATGCCGATTTACTACTACACCAATAACACGCTGATCAAAACTTATCTGAAAGGCGTTACACATGATTTCAGCGGCGCTGTTGACCTGACTCGCGCTTACCTGCTCGAGCACTAA
- the rsmH gene encoding 16S rRNA (cytosine(1402)-N(4))-methyltransferase RsmH, translating to MFHHITVLKEEATEGLHVREDGIYVDCTLGGAGHSALIASRLGSQGRLIALDQDDWALDNAKEKLAAFGDKVILVKTNFRDLEEVLRALSIVPQRDGIPQVDGILFDLGVSSPQFDEGERGFSYNHDAPLDMRMDRSAELTAAEIVNTWPEQEIARVLFQYGEEKFSRRIAGKIVERRAVRPINSTGELADIIKEAIPAATRRTGGHPAKRSFQGLRIAVNDELGAFEEALHAAVRCLAPGGRVSVITFHSLEDRICKQILNSYVGRCTCPPDFPLCVCGGEGQMKLINRKPLTPGEEELSLNPRARSAKLRIAEKL from the coding sequence TTGTTTCATCACATCACGGTTCTGAAGGAAGAAGCGACGGAGGGCTTACATGTCAGAGAAGACGGCATCTATGTGGATTGTACGCTCGGAGGAGCGGGGCACAGTGCCTTAATTGCTTCCCGCTTGGGCAGTCAGGGCCGGTTGATCGCGCTCGATCAGGACGACTGGGCCTTGGACAACGCCAAGGAAAAGCTGGCCGCCTTCGGAGACAAAGTTATCCTGGTCAAGACGAATTTTCGGGATTTGGAGGAAGTACTGAGAGCGCTGTCTATCGTACCGCAGAGGGACGGCATTCCTCAGGTGGATGGCATCCTGTTCGATTTGGGCGTCTCCTCCCCGCAATTTGATGAAGGAGAGCGCGGCTTCAGTTATAACCATGACGCTCCGCTCGATATGCGGATGGACCGGAGCGCCGAATTGACCGCTGCGGAAATCGTTAACACCTGGCCCGAACAGGAAATTGCCCGTGTGCTGTTCCAGTATGGAGAGGAGAAGTTCTCCAGGCGGATTGCGGGAAAAATTGTGGAGCGGAGAGCAGTTCGACCTATTAATAGTACGGGGGAACTAGCCGATATAATTAAGGAGGCAATTCCGGCCGCGACGCGCAGGACGGGCGGACATCCCGCCAAACGAAGCTTTCAGGGGCTGCGCATTGCCGTGAATGACGAATTGGGCGCTTTTGAAGAGGCCCTTCATGCGGCTGTGCGATGCTTGGCTCCCGGAGGCAGAGTTTCCGTGATTACGTTCCATTCCCTGGAGGACCGGATTTGCAAGCAAATCTTGAACAGCTATGTCGGCCGCTGTACGTGCCCGCCGGATTTTCCGTTATGTGTATGCGGAGGCGAAGGCCAGATGAAACTGATCAATCGCAAGCCGCTTACGCCCGGCGAAGAGGAGCTATCCTTGAATCCTCGCGCCCGCTCGGCCAAGCTGCGCATTGCGGAGAAATTGTAA
- a CDS encoding adenosylhomocysteinase → MSSLSKQNSIVADMSLASEGHLKIDWVRQHMPVLNRIREQFEAEQPFKGLKVSITLHLEAKTAYLAKVVQAGGAEVTITGSNPLSTQDDVCAALVEDGITVFAKYNPTPEEFKVLNIKALESKPDLIIDDGGDFATLLHSERPDLMVNIRGGAEETTTGIIRLKALQKQGVLKFPMVAVNDAYCKHLFDNRYGTGQSAWDGIIRTTNLMVAGKTVVVVGYGWCGKGVAMRAKGLGANVVVTEVDAIKAVEAHMDGFHVMPMLEAAKLGDFFVTVTGNRYVIRGEHYDVMKDGAIMCNAGHFDVEVNKPELAERAVTQRVVRKNIEEYQLKDGRKLYLLAEGRLVNLGAADGHPAEIMDMTFALQALSLKYVNDNYEKIGVKVENVPYELDEQVARYKLESMGLGIDRLTPEQVAYLDSWKLND, encoded by the coding sequence ATGAGTTCCCTATCCAAGCAAAATAGTATTGTGGCCGATATGTCGCTCGCTTCAGAGGGACATCTCAAAATTGACTGGGTTCGCCAGCATATGCCCGTGTTGAACCGTATCCGTGAGCAGTTCGAAGCGGAGCAGCCGTTCAAAGGGCTGAAAGTATCCATTACGCTGCATTTGGAAGCCAAAACCGCTTACTTGGCCAAAGTCGTGCAGGCTGGCGGCGCGGAGGTAACGATTACCGGCTCGAACCCGCTCTCCACGCAGGACGATGTATGCGCTGCGCTGGTCGAAGACGGCATTACCGTATTTGCCAAATACAATCCGACACCCGAGGAGTTCAAGGTGCTCAACATCAAGGCGCTCGAAAGCAAGCCCGACCTCATTATCGACGACGGCGGCGACTTTGCGACGCTGCTGCATTCCGAGCGGCCCGACCTGATGGTGAACATCCGCGGCGGTGCGGAGGAGACAACGACCGGTATTATCCGGCTGAAGGCTCTGCAGAAGCAGGGTGTGCTGAAATTCCCGATGGTTGCCGTCAACGATGCATACTGCAAGCATCTGTTCGATAACCGCTACGGCACCGGCCAGTCCGCTTGGGATGGCATTATCCGTACAACCAATCTGATGGTTGCGGGCAAGACGGTTGTGGTTGTCGGTTACGGCTGGTGCGGCAAAGGCGTCGCTATGCGGGCCAAGGGACTTGGCGCGAACGTTGTCGTCACGGAAGTCGATGCGATTAAGGCGGTTGAAGCGCATATGGACGGGTTCCATGTCATGCCGATGCTGGAAGCGGCCAAGCTGGGCGATTTCTTTGTTACCGTAACCGGCAACCGTTATGTCATCCGGGGCGAGCATTACGATGTGATGAAGGACGGGGCCATTATGTGCAACGCCGGTCATTTCGATGTGGAGGTCAACAAGCCGGAGCTTGCGGAGAGAGCGGTAACGCAGCGCGTTGTCCGTAAAAATATCGAGGAATACCAGCTCAAGGACGGTCGCAAGCTGTACCTGTTGGCTGAGGGACGGCTGGTCAACTTAGGCGCGGCGGACGGTCATCCGGCGGAAATTATGGACATGACGTTCGCGCTTCAGGCGCTCTCGCTGAAATACGTAAATGACAACTATGAAAAAATCGGCGTCAAGGTCGAGAATGTTCCTTATGAGCTGGACGAGCAGGTTGCCCGCTACAAGCTGGAAAGCATGGGGCTCGGCATTGACCGCCTGACACCCGAGCAAGTTGCGTATTTGGATAGCTGGAAGCTAAATGATTAA
- a CDS encoding ABC transporter ATP-binding protein: MDPILQIKDLHVSFFVKGGEVQAVRGMNFEIGKGETVAIVGESGSGKSVTAQSIMRLIPSPPSKVKKGEIIFQGQDLLKKSIKEMEAIRGKDIGMIFQDPMTSLNPTIKVGKQITEVLIKHQKMSAAEAAKQGIEMLKLVGIKNAEARFNQYPHEFSGGMRQRVMIAIALACRPALLIADEPTTALDVTIQAQIMDVMKDMQQKLGTSIILITHDLGVVAGMCDRVIVMYAGEVVETGTRWEIFKNPQHPYTKGLLRSMPRLDQKKGEPLIPIVGTPPDLIKPPIGCPFTARCSEAMAICERIDPGITEFSDTHTARCWNLHPMAKEVQQS, encoded by the coding sequence ATGGACCCGATTTTACAGATAAAAGATTTGCATGTTTCGTTTTTTGTAAAGGGCGGTGAAGTACAGGCCGTCCGTGGTATGAACTTCGAGATCGGCAAAGGGGAGACGGTAGCGATTGTCGGCGAGTCCGGCAGCGGAAAGAGCGTTACCGCCCAATCGATTATGCGGCTGATCCCATCGCCGCCGTCGAAAGTGAAGAAGGGCGAAATCATTTTCCAGGGACAGGATCTCCTCAAGAAAAGTATCAAAGAAATGGAAGCTATTCGCGGCAAAGACATTGGCATGATATTTCAAGACCCGATGACCTCTCTTAATCCCACGATCAAAGTGGGCAAGCAAATCACGGAAGTATTGATCAAACATCAGAAAATGTCAGCGGCCGAAGCTGCCAAGCAAGGCATTGAAATGTTGAAGCTTGTCGGCATCAAGAATGCCGAGGCCCGCTTTAATCAATATCCCCATGAATTTTCCGGCGGTATGCGGCAGCGGGTGATGATCGCGATTGCCCTTGCCTGCCGCCCGGCGCTGCTCATTGCGGACGAGCCAACAACGGCGCTCGACGTAACGATCCAGGCGCAGATTATGGACGTTATGAAGGATATGCAGCAAAAGCTCGGCACCTCCATCATTCTGATTACGCATGACCTTGGCGTTGTCGCCGGCATGTGCGACCGGGTTATCGTCATGTATGCTGGCGAAGTGGTGGAAACGGGAACAAGATGGGAAATTTTCAAAAATCCGCAGCATCCGTACACGAAGGGGCTGCTTCGTTCGATGCCGCGTCTGGACCAGAAGAAAGGCGAGCCATTGATCCCGATCGTCGGCACGCCGCCCGATCTGATCAAACCGCCGATCGGCTGCCCATTCACTGCCCGCTGCAGTGAAGCGATGGCGATCTGCGAAAGAATCGATCCGGGCATTACGGAATTCAGCGATACGCATACGGCGCGCTGCTGGAATCTGCACCCGATGGCCAAGGAGGTGCAACAATCTTGA
- the mraZ gene encoding division/cell wall cluster transcriptional repressor MraZ, whose translation MFMGEYQHSIDDKGRIIIPAKFRELLGVSFVATRGLDSCLFVYPMEEWAIMEQKLKSLPLMKSDARAFSRFFFSGATECQWDKQGRVTLPANLREYAKLNKDCVILGVSNRVEIWNKELWEQYFGQSEESFNEIAEKLVDFNFDL comes from the coding sequence ATGTTTATGGGGGAATACCAGCATAGCATTGACGATAAAGGCCGTATCATTATTCCGGCCAAGTTTCGTGAGCTGCTCGGCGTCTCTTTTGTGGCCACCCGCGGACTCGATTCCTGCCTTTTCGTTTATCCCATGGAAGAATGGGCAATCATGGAACAAAAGCTGAAAAGTCTGCCGCTCATGAAGAGCGACGCCCGTGCGTTCAGCCGTTTCTTTTTCTCGGGAGCGACGGAATGCCAGTGGGACAAGCAGGGGAGGGTGACCCTTCCCGCTAATCTGCGTGAGTATGCGAAGCTGAACAAGGACTGTGTTATTCTGGGCGTATCGAACCGGGTGGAAATCTGGAACAAGGAGCTTTGGGAACAGTACTTCGGGCAGTCGGAAGAATCGTTCAACGAGATCGCCGAGAAGCTGGTGGATTTCAACTTTGATTTATAA
- a CDS encoding ABC transporter permease yields MVRYIANKFFYMLVSLFVLISATFFLMKAIPGDPFTSEKKIPDEIRQRLYEQYGLDKPVSQQYLKYLGNILQGDFGVSMKRLNQDVSHIIGQTFSASLKLGLVAIIVSIIVGILLGMLAALYHRKFIDTAAMVLAVLGIAVPSFVLATVLQYIFASKLGWVDVMGFNDPLDYVLPVAALSAQPIAFIARLTRSSMLEVLHADYIKTAKAKGLSWIVILFRHVLRNGILPVVTYLGPMTANIVTGSVVIEQIFGIGGIGKQFVEAISTRDYPIIMGITIFYGILLMVTRFITDVAYVFVDPRIKLTGGKEG; encoded by the coding sequence ATGGTACGCTATATTGCGAATAAGTTTTTTTATATGCTGGTTTCCCTGTTTGTGCTGATCTCAGCAACGTTTTTTCTGATGAAGGCTATTCCGGGTGATCCGTTCACATCCGAGAAGAAAATACCGGACGAAATCCGCCAGCGGCTGTATGAACAGTACGGTCTGGACAAGCCCGTCTCGCAGCAGTATTTAAAATATTTAGGTAATATCTTGCAAGGTGATTTTGGGGTTTCCATGAAGCGCCTGAATCAGGATGTATCGCATATTATTGGCCAGACGTTCTCCGCTTCACTGAAGCTGGGGCTTGTTGCCATTATTGTGTCGATTATTGTCGGTATTCTGCTTGGGATGCTGGCGGCGCTGTACCATCGTAAATTCATCGATACAGCGGCTATGGTGCTGGCTGTTCTAGGAATAGCTGTGCCAAGCTTTGTGCTTGCCACGGTGCTGCAGTATATTTTTGCTTCAAAGCTGGGTTGGGTTGATGTTATGGGCTTTAATGATCCTTTGGACTATGTTCTTCCAGTCGCCGCATTGTCGGCTCAGCCGATTGCTTTTATCGCCAGGCTGACCCGTTCCAGCATGCTTGAGGTGCTGCACGCGGATTACATCAAAACGGCGAAGGCCAAGGGCCTTAGCTGGATCGTTATTCTCTTCCGCCATGTGCTGCGCAACGGCATTTTACCTGTAGTGACTTATTTGGGACCTATGACAGCCAACATCGTTACCGGCTCCGTCGTAATCGAACAGATCTTCGGCATTGGCGGTATCGGCAAGCAGTTCGTCGAAGCGATAAGTACTCGGGACTACCCGATCATTATGGGCATTACGATCTTCTACGGCATTCTGCTCATGGTGACGCGCTTTATTACGGACGTCGCCTATGTCTTTGTAGATCCGCGCATTAAACTGACCGGGGGAAAGGAGGGCTAA
- a CDS encoding ABC transporter ATP-binding protein, translating into MSKQLIEVEGLKKYFNVGQGKVLRAVDNINFSIREGETLGMVGESGCGKTTAGRTVLRLYEPTAGSVKFNGTDIYKLSPGKMKAMRRDMQMIFQDPYASLNPRFTVSDIIGEALDIHKMAGSRAERKKRIEELLDMVGLNHDHASRYPHEFSGGQRQRIGIARALAVNPKFIVCDEPISALDVSIQAQVVNLLKELQSRLGLTYLFIAHDLSMVKHISDRVAVMYLGKMVELAESEELYANPIHPYTKTLLSAIPIPDPEIEVNKKRLHMHDELASPIYSADAKTSEEETKLVEVSKGHWVAKAYA; encoded by the coding sequence TTGAGCAAGCAACTGATTGAGGTGGAAGGCCTCAAGAAATATTTCAATGTAGGCCAAGGCAAGGTACTCCGAGCGGTCGATAATATCAACTTCTCGATCCGCGAAGGTGAGACGCTCGGCATGGTGGGCGAGTCCGGCTGCGGAAAAACGACAGCGGGCCGCACGGTCCTGCGTTTATACGAACCGACCGCAGGCAGCGTTAAGTTTAACGGTACGGACATTTACAAACTGTCTCCAGGTAAAATGAAAGCTATGCGCCGCGACATGCAGATGATCTTCCAGGACCCTTACGCGTCGCTTAACCCGCGATTCACGGTGTCGGATATTATCGGCGAAGCGCTGGATATTCATAAAATGGCCGGCAGCCGAGCCGAGCGGAAGAAACGGATCGAGGAACTGCTCGATATGGTTGGTCTTAACCATGACCATGCATCACGGTATCCGCACGAATTCTCGGGCGGCCAGCGCCAGCGGATCGGGATTGCCCGCGCCCTTGCGGTTAATCCGAAGTTCATCGTCTGCGACGAACCGATTTCAGCGCTTGACGTGTCGATTCAGGCTCAGGTCGTCAACCTGCTCAAAGAGCTTCAGAGTCGTCTGGGTCTGACTTATTTGTTCATCGCGCATGATTTGTCCATGGTTAAGCATATCAGCGACCGTGTGGCGGTCATGTATCTGGGTAAGATGGTCGAGCTGGCCGAGAGTGAAGAACTGTACGCCAACCCGATTCATCCTTATACCAAAACGCTGTTGTCGGCTATTCCGATTCCCGATCCGGAAATCGAGGTCAACAAGAAACGCCTGCATATGCATGATGAGCTGGCCAGCCCGATTTACTCGGCTGACGCGAAGACCAGTGAAGAAGAAACGAAGCTGGTTGAGGTTTCAAAAGGCCACTGGGTAGCCAAGGCATACGCCTAA